The DNA segment GGGAACAATGTGCATTTAACAGTCCAAACATCTAAGTTTCAACagttcagaaaataaaaggttaattgTCGTCACCACTACTATCATCACAATAGttgtaaaacaaattaaaatattcaaaccaGGTGACAATTCTTAGTGTTTAattgtacatgtacatatgtaAACGGGAATAGAGACATCAtttcttttgtaaatgtaaatgtaaatgtactttatttatacagccctttacaacagtcctttcgatgtaccaaagtgctttacagtagataataaataacgagaacaataggtaaaaaacaaacaaaataaaaacaataaaaacaataaaatgcaacaaaatcgaataagaaataataaaagtgtcatcatactactgggtgttaaaagccatcctaaataagtgggtttttagcttggatttaaaaaggcccaggtcagaaacgagacgcatctcgacggggagcttattccagagcctgggggcggcaacggaaaacgctcggtcaccccagtgtttatattttgacctgggcacttccagcgacAGTTGTTCTTTGGACCTCAGCGCTCTAGCAGGATTGTGGACAGTTAAGAGCTCAGATAAGTATgaaggggcgaggccgttaagagctttaaaaacaaatgttaaaagtttaaaatcaattctataaaggacaggaagccaatgaagggatttaagaacaggagtgatgtgcGCTTTTGACAAGAGagacctgaaacacagaggagtTAACACACAGTCGCATTTtacggttttattttttattttctctctgaactTAAGACACATGAACTCACAGTTCTCGGGTTTacgtttcacattttaaaaatctgctcaGACATCAGGAGTAAAGGCGCATGCGCCGTCTCAGGCACAACAACTCAGCCAATCCTGTGCGAGCACCAGTACATTGTAATTTGCATTAGGACATACATATAAAGCGCTCCGACAACAACCGTTTCACAAGTTTCAGTGATACTCGTCTGAAGCAAACATGCCGGAAGTAGCTAAAGCACCGAAGAAGGGCTCTAAGAAAGCCGTCTCTAAAGCCACCAAGACCGGCAAGAAGAGGAGACGCACCAGGAAGGAGAGCTATGCCATCTACGTGTACAAGGTCCTGAAGCAGGTCCACCCCGACACCGGGATCTCCTCCAAGGCTATGGGCATCATGAACTCCTTCGTGAGCGACATCTTTGAGCGCATCGCCGGAGAGGCCTCTCGTCTGGCTCACTACAACAAGCGCTCTACCATCACCTCCAGGGAGATCCAGACCGCTGTCCGCCTCCTGCTGCCCGGTGAGCTGGCCAAGCACGCCGTGTCTGAAGGAACCAAGGCCGTCACCAAGTACACCAGCTCCAAGTAAACTCGCTGTTTACAACACAAAGGTCCTTTTCAGGACCATCCACCATCTCAACTAAAAGCTGTGTTTCAAGAAACTATGACAAACTTGGCAGCTAAAGACGAGCTTTTATCTTTGCCATTTATAACGTCGTCTTGTAAAACTTAAAACAATATCTAATGAATAAATTGCTGACTTCAGAGGCGGGGATCCAATTGCCTGTTCATCTTGGGACAGCTGACATTTCACATCTACAGGCAATAAATAGTTACCATTATAGTCATGTCTTagactgtgagaggaagctgGAGGACACTGTGTGAACATCTCACTTTTCTGTAACCCACTGCATGATTTGTACATCTTAAACTGCTGAGCATCCAGTGAAGATGAAAGGTCTTCACTAGTTCAACTCCAGTTATTCTGAAAGAC comes from the Larimichthys crocea isolate SSNF unplaced genomic scaffold, L_crocea_2.0 scaffold31624, whole genome shotgun sequence genome and includes:
- the LOC109139594 gene encoding histone H2B 1/2, producing MPEVAKAPKKGSKKAVSKATKTGKKRRRTRKESYAIYVYKVLKQVHPDTGISSKAMGIMNSFVSDIFERIAGEASRLAHYNKRSTITSREIQTAVRLLLPGELAKHAVSEGTKAVTKYTSSK